Part of the Nitrospirota bacterium genome, GTGCGGATCTTGAGCGATACAATGGGGTCGGTTGCCATAGGTCGATTCTCTTGATGGTGTACTTAGGTGGACGCCTGCTTCAATACCACAGCGGCGTTGTTGCTGCCAAATCCAAAGGCGTTCAGCATAGCGACTTTCACGCGACGTTCCTGTGCTGAGCGGGAGAGTCCTGCCAAGGCACAGGCCGGATCCGGGTCGTCATAGTTGGCGGTTGGATGAATGTGCCCAGTGTGGAGGGCTAATACCGAGGCGATGCCTCCGATGGCACCGGCGGCACCCAGCGTGTGGCCGATCAGCGACTTGGTGGCGCTGATCGCGATTTTATCCGCGCGCGATTTAAACAGTTGCCTGATCGCTTTGGCTTCGACGGCGTCGCCGATCGATGTCGACGTGGCATGCGCATTGATGTAATCCACCTGCCCGGGGGTCATGCCGGCGTCCGCGAGAGCCAGCTTCATCGTATTGGCCACTTCCAGGCCGTCTTCACGAGGGATGACCATATGATAGGCCTCGCTGGTCGCGGCATACCCTGCAATTTCGGCATAGACTTTCGCTTTGCGCTTCTTGGCATGTGTGGCCGATTCCAAGATCAGCGAACCGGCGCCTTCCCCCATCACGAAGCCGTCGCGCAACCGATCGAACGGCCGTGAAGCCTTGTCCGGTTGGTCGTTGAATTTAGACGAGAGGGCACGCAGGGAGCAGAAGCCTGCGAAGACCAGCGGGGTGATGCTGGCATCGGCTCCGACGACGATGACGACATCGGCCCGGCCCTCGCGGATACAATGGAGCGCTTGTCCGAGGGCATGGGCGCTGGAGGAGCAGGCGGTGGAAATCGTCAGATTCGGACCTTTGGCGCCATAGGCCATCGCGATAATGCCGGAGGCAGAATTGAGGGTGATGGTAGGAATGAAGTTCGGATGGACGCGATGGGGCTTCTGGTGCTGGTAGAGTTGCGTGATTTCACGTTCGCCCATCACCATTCCACCCATGCCGGCTCCCACGATCACGCCGACGCGGTGAGGATTCTCTTTCGTCATCTGGAGTCCTGAATCGGCCAGCGATTCCTTTGCCGCCACAAGGGCAAACTGGGCATACCGGTCGACCCGATCGCCATAGGCGTTGTCGAGTAACCGTTCGACCGCGAAGTCACGCACTTGGCCGGCGACTTTCGAGCGATAACCATCCATGGGAAATGGGTCGAACGACGTAATCGCCGTGATTCCGGATTGGCCGGCGAGGGCCGCCTTCCAAAACGCACCGACCCCGATACCGATCGGAGATACGACCCCTAACCCTGTGACGACAACACGCGCGCGCATCTTCTTGAAATCCTTTTGCAAATGAACTGCTTCTACTTACCGGAAGCGCCTGGATCAGTCAACCGGCTGATCCGAGAGGGTAGCAGACTGCTGAGTCATTCTGGGAGTCCACAAAATATTTACTGGCTGGCCTGTCCATGGAAGCAGGAGCATATCATGCGGGATGCTCAAAAAGGCCGCCCAGCAAGGCCGCAGCGAGCGAAGAGGCGAGGCGTACCCTCTGGGTACGTTGAGCCTCTGAGCGATGCGAGAACGAAGCTGGCGGGATTTTTCAGCATCCCGCTCTAATAGCGTACTTTGAGCATTAAATAGAGGCCAAAACTCAAAAAGAGCATATTCGCCATCCATCCGGCAATCAGCGGCGTCAAGACCCCGCCGCGGCCGAGCGCGATCGCAATGGAGTGCGTCGTCCAATAACAAAAACCGACGGCAAGCGCCTGCCCAATACCCATTGCCATGCTGCCCCCTCGCGTGCCGCTTCGGCGCAGACTCAGCGCAATGCCGACCAGCACCATGATCACGGTAACGAACGGGAAGGCGATCCGACTGTAATAGTCGGTCTTGAGCCGTGCGGTTTGGGAGCCCTGCTGGTATCGACGTCTGGCATATCCTCGAATATCGTGGAACGTCATCATCTCGGAATCGCCGGCGAGCCAGACGGTGAAATCAGCGGGAATCAGCCTCAGCGCAATAGCCTGGCGGTCGAAATCGGTCACTGCGACGGCGCCCTCTGGGGAAAACCGCCGGTGCCGTCCCTGATACAAGGTCCACGTAGAATCGATATATCGGGCTTCGTTGGCCTCTGTGATCTCGATCAGTTGGAAGTGGTGATCGAACTGGAAGAGTCGTACGCCGCTCAAGAGTTCCCCGTCGACAGAGACGCTCGTCACCTGCATCAGGTCGCCGGCTCCCACTCTTGCCCAGGGCTGCTGGAGTTTGATGGCCGCAGCGGGAGGTTTTTTCTCGATGCGCGTGGTTCGAATCTCTTCGGACTTGCTCGCGGCCAACGGGATGACGGTGGAGCTGAAGAGTAAGAGCACCAGAGAAATCCCTGCGGCAAAGATGATGAAGGGAGCGGTGATCCAGGGTAAACTGATGCCGCAACTGCGCATCGCCGTAATTTCATGTCCACGGGAGAGCAGGCCAAACGTGAGGAGGGTGGCCATCAGAATGGCTAGCGGCGCAATTTGGAAGGAAATTGCGGGAGCCTTGAGCAGAAAATAGGTCAGGACGTCGAGCCAGTTGGCGTCGTAACGCAAAAATCGGCGCACCTTTTCGAAGAAATCGATGACGAGATAGATGGTCATCAATCCGCTGAAGCACATCGTGAAGATCTTGCCGTATTCGCGAAGGAGATAACGAAAGAGAATAGGCATCGGTTTACCGGCGGCTCATGATGTAAAACCACACGACCGTGGTCACTGCAAAGACGCCGTTCGGGAGCCAGGCTCCGGCAAAGGGCGGCAGGCTCGCCGTCGTGACGAGAAATTCGCAGGCGACATTCAGTATGTAGTAGACGACGACCACGACCACGCCGACCGCAAATCCCCCCATGCTTCCTGATCGTTTTGAGACGATGCCGACCGGCACGCCTAGCAGGCAAAACACCAGCGAGGCAGTGGGAAAGGCCAGGTCTTTATAGTACTCCATCAATCGTCGGAGTGCGGTGGGGTCGCGCCATTGGGATTGTGCGAGTTGGGCGGTAATAGCCTCGTACGACGGACGCTCTTCTGCCGAAGAATAACCGCTCTGATTCAAGGAGAGCTTCAAGTCATAACTCGTGAAGGCTACCTGCTCGTATTCGCCGGCTTGTCCCGGTCGGCTGTGAATCACGCCCTCTTGCAGGCGTAAGGCGACTTGATTGTTGGCGGTGTCGATCAAGACCTCATATTGTTGCGCCACGATAATACGGGGATTGTCTGAATTTCGTTCATCGGAGACGAAAATCCCAGTCGTGGCTTGTTTGGGGTCCCCATCCGGGACATAGATCATCATGTTGGGGATGGGCTCGTTAAAGGTTCCCCGTTCCAACGCCAGCACGAGCTGATCTCGAAGGAGATTCAGCGCCACTTTCTTGAGATTCGTGGAACTCCAGGGTTGCCCCCACTGCGCCAGCCACAAGGTCAATCCGAACACGAGTAGGGCAAAGAGTAGGACTGGGCGAGTCAACCGCATGAGGCTCAGGCCCGCGGCCTGCATCGCCACCAACTCCTTATCGAAGGAGAGTCGCCCGAACGCGGTGATCGAGGCGATGATCCCGGCGATCGGGAGGGTCAACACGAGGAACGACGGCATCAGATGAGCGAAGACTTGCAACACCGCCACGATGCCAACACCTTTGGAGACCAGCAGTTCCACGAGACGCAGGAGTTCCCGCGTGAGCATCACAAAGCACAGGGCTCCGAGGCTTAAGCTAAACGGGGACAGGAGTTCGGTGAAGATGTAACGATCTAGCAGCGTTCGTAGAAACATTCGACCAATCATGCTCCTCGCACGGTGCGACACTATAGGTGAGCAGGCGAGGCTTGTCTAGCGGACAGACGACAGGTCCATCGTGACGATCGGCAATGAATGGCTTGACAAGATTGGAAACGCCATGGTACATGCTGCGCGATTTATAACCAAGATGGGTTTTGTGACTGATTTTGTCTCTCCAATGAACCCGTCATGGTCACCCCGCTCGTTGTCCTGTCTTTTTTTCATCACATGTGTCACTCAGTTGGCTCCGGGATCGGTCACGTAACTACACGTGTCCGTTGAGGAAAGGAGGGTTTCTGTGAAGGCAAAAGGCACGGTGAAGTGGTTCAACGATCGTAAAGGGTTTGGGTTCATTCGCTTGGAGAGTGGAGATGATGTCTTCGTACATTATTCCGCCCTGCAAGGAGAAGGATTCAAGACGTTGAAAGAGGGAGAAAACGTTGAGTTTGAAGTGGTGCAAGGCGCAAAGGGGCCTCAGGCGTCGAACGTATTGAAAGCAGCCGGCGCCGAATTGGCATAAGTTCCCGTAGAGAAATTTGAACATGAAGGCCTGCTCCTCATCAGGAGCAGGCCTTCGTATTTTTGCGGAGTGCGCGACACACCGGAAAGCCCCATTTCGTTGACAATAACCATTGACACTGTTAGCGTTTGATCGTTGTGGAGGTTCGTTTTGGCGATTGATCGCAGTAAGATTCTGCATAGCGCACAGCTCTTTGCGTCACGAGGGCAATTCGACGCCGCCATCAATGAATGGAAGAAGCTGTCCGTCGAATCCCCAGGCGACGGGAGCATCTTCAATTCAATTGGAGAATTGCATCTCAAGCGCAATGCGACCAATGATGCCGTCGCGGCGTTTCTGCAGGCCGCCAACGCCTTTCGCGCAGAAGGTGCCACGCTGAAGGCCATTGCCACATTCAAGAAAATTTTGAAGGTGGACCCGTCTCGGTACGATGTCTATCGGCACCTCGGAGATCTCAATGCCGAGCGAGGTTTGCTGAGCAGCGCCGTACAGGATTATCTCACCCTCGGGAAACACTATCTCAAAGCAGGGAAAAGCAAAGACGCGCTGGACATCTATCGGCGGATTGTCACGCAAGATCCCTCGAATCTGGATGCCCAGCAGCGGGTGGCGGAATTGTGCCTGCAAGAAAACATGCAGGACGAAGCCACGAAAGTCTACTTGCAACTGGGGCGCGAACGGTCGGCACAGCAGCGGTATGCGGAGGCCAAGGACGCGTATCAGGCGGTGTTACGCATCGATCCTGCCAACAGCGAGGCAGCTCAATTCATTGACCATTTTGAAAAGACCGGTGGTGCCTCAGGGCAACCCGCGAAGGCGGGTGCGGCTCAGTCCGGAGACCAATCAAAGAGTTCCGAGCCGCTCGACCTGCTGTCGGAGGCTACTCGTCGGATCGAAGAGAACCAGTTTGCCGGCGCGGAGGCCATTCTCAATCAATTGCTGACCAAGGAACCAGGCAATCCTGACGTCTGCCAATTGTTCGCGAAGTTGCATCTCCAACGCGGAGATCTCCAGATCGCGCTCGGCGAATACCGGTACCTCGCTGGCGCAGCCTTACGCGCACAGGACTACGCACAGGCTGAAACCCTGATCACCGATTTTCTGGCAGTCGAACCGCAGTCGGTGGCGATGCTTGAACTCTACGGAGAACTCTACGGAGAGAAAGGCGATGCCGCCAACGCCGTGGTCCAGTATGGGAAGGCGATTGAGCTACTGTTGGAACATCCCGAGCCCGGGATGCCGACTCTGCATGAGGAACTGTTCGAGAAAGTCACGGCGCTGGCGCCAGACAGTCTCACGGCGAAGAAACTGACGGCGCTGATGCATGGCGTTCCAACGGAAGCACCGCCTGTTACCGTGCAGACCGATCCATCTGTTTCTGCCACAGTGGCCGTTCCATCGATCCCGGCTCAGGAACCGAACATAACTTCGATTGCCGATACCGCTCCAGACGATGCCTGGAACCAGACGTCGAAGATCCCTCCGCAAGAGGATAGACATTTCTCGCTCGCCGAGTCGGACCAGGCACCAGTATCTGACCAGTCGGCGTCGGTAGAACCGGAACCAGTGACGCAGGACAGCGAGTGCTCGTTGTTGCAGGCCGAGCCTGAGGGGGTTGCGTCCATCGAGCCTCTCCTCTCCACGAGCGAGCAGTTCCAAGCCTATGTAGCGGCCGGTCAACATGCTGAGGCGGAGGAATGGCTCAGTCATCTCGTGACGGCACAGCCGGACGATTCAGAGGCCCGGGAACTCTTTGGCTACTTGCTTGAAATCAAGGGCGATACCGCCGGTGCCGCGTTGCAATATTCACGAGCCCTCGAATTGCTCCTGGCAGATCCCGAGAAGAAGGATGCGCCGCAGCCGGCGATTCTCTATGCCAAGGTTAAAGAGCTGGCTCCTGCCAGTCCGTTAGTCGCCAAATGGGCCGCGACGTTTTCACCGAAGAAGCCAGACGTAACAGTGCCGACCGTTGAGGCTCAGGTCTGTGCAGAACCGGCGGACCCAGTTGACCACGAGACGCACTACACGCTAGGTGTCGCATACAAAAATATGGGGCTTTGGGAGGAAGCGAAAGAAGAGTTTGGCCTCTCGATGAAGGGGTCAGCGTTTTTCCTGGACTCCTGTCTCATGATTGCGGTCTGCTTGAAAGAGCAGGGGGAAGGTCAGTCAGCGATCGTACAACTCGAGCGCCTACTGCAGGACCCAACCTGTCAGGGAGCCAAGGCGCAAGCCATCAGTTATGAGCTCGGATTACTCTACGAAACGCAGGCACAGTGGAGTCAGGCTGCTGCCATCTATCAATCGATTCCGACCTTCCACGATGTACCGCAACGACTCGACTCGGTTCGTGCACGTCTCGAACTGACTCAGGCTCCGACTCCCGCGGTACGCTTCGCTAACTAACAGGTCGTCGAAACAAGCCGCCATCGATTCGCGTCGGATCTTTCCCGTAAATCCTGTCAGACTTGCGTGTCTATTCTAAGACTGCACGCGGTTCGGGGCGGGCTGCCCCTCTAACACCGCGTCAATATTCTTCACACAGACCAATCCCATTTTAATTCTCGCTTGTACTGTGGCTGAGCCCAGATGTGGAAGGAGCACCACTTGCTTCAGCTGAGCCAGCTCGGGGTGTAGCGCCGGCTCCTGTTCATAGACATCGAGTCCCGCGCCGGCGATGGTCCCTTTCTTGAGAGCCTCGACCAACGAGCCCTCATCGACGATCGGACCACGAGCGGTATTAATCAAGAAGGCAGTCGGTTTCATCCAGGCTAATTCACGGGCTCCGATCAGATGGCGGGTGGCTGTTGTGAGCGGAACATGGATTGTTACGATATCGGCTTCTTCAAGGAGATTTCTCAGCGAGCGGAGCTCCCATTCATGAGAGAGAGACGAGGCGGTCATCGGTTGGCGTGCGTGATAGCGCACCGCCATCCGAAATCCTACCGCACGCTGGGCGACCGCTTGGCCGATCCGTCCCATGCCGATAATGCCCAGAGTTTTCCCAGACACTCCCGTCCCCAAGAGTTGTGTGGGGCTCCAGCCGGTCCATTGGCCTGATCGCACGAGGGTATCGCCTTCAACGACGCGACGTGCCGTCGCCAGAATCAGAGCCCATGTCAGATCTGCAGTGGCATCCGTCAAGACGTCCGGAGTATTGGTGACGATCAGGCCACGACGCTGTGCGGCAGCCAGGTCGATGTTGTTATATCCGACGGCATAGTTCGCCAGAATTTTCAGCCTGGTGGCAGTCTGAATGGTTTCGGCGTCGATATGATCGCCCAGGGTCACAATTGCGGCGCCTGCTTGGCAGAGACCTTCACGGAGAGCCGATGGAGTCGGTAAAACATCCACCGGCTCCTGCACCAGCTGGAATCGTTCACGCACGATGGCCATGATGGGATCGGGGAGGAGGCGTGAGACGTAAAGCGTGGGGCGTATATCGACCACAATGCATACTCCTCAATGAGGCGCCTATATTAGCCGGTCGTGCATGGCGGGACAACCGGACTTGTGCCGGTCTCAACAGTCCGTCTAGAATGCGCAACCCATTCAATTATGACCTCACCAACCCTCATTCTGCCCGAACGTTCTCACGCTATTGCCTCCGATCTCCGGGCGGCGATTGGCGTCGATAAGGTCAAAGACGACTATTCGACGCTGACGGCCTATGCGGTGGATGCGAGCATCTATCGGATGATGCCGAAGGCCGTCGTACTGGTGGAGTCTGAGGAAGACATCGACGCCACGGTGCGTTACGCTGTACAGCGAGGCATTCCGCTGACGCCCAGGGCTGCTGGAACCAACCTGACCGGTTCGGCGATCGGGGCCGGGATTATCCTGGATGTGTCGCGCCTGAATCGGGTGTTGGAGTTAAATTGCGAAGAGCGCTGGGCTCGGGTGCAGCCTGGAATCGTGCTGGCTGAACTCAACAAGCGGCTGGCGCGTGATGGTCTCCTCTTCGGTCCCGATCCCTCCAGCGGCGACATGTGCAAGCTTGGGGGAATGTTAGCGAATAACTCATCCGGTCCTCACACGCTGCGCTATGGTTCCGTGAAGGATAACGTGAACGCGCTCCGTGTCTGTTTGCAGTCCGGCGAATGGCTGGATGCGAAGTCGTATGGGCTCGACGATCCAGAATGCCGCCAACTACTACAGACGCATAGGCCGCTTCACGATCTGAAGTCGTTGTTAGAAAGCAATGCTGCCCTGATCGCGCAGAAACGTCCGACTGTCAGCAAGAACAGTTGCGGCTACAATCTCTTCGGTCTTGTCGATGGGCTGGCGCAAGGCCGTTACGATCTTCCCAAGCTATTCGTCGGCAGCGAGGGCACGCTCGGGCTGTTCAGTGAAGCGACCATCAGGCTGGTGGAGAAGCCTCGATCCACCCTGACAGCCCTCATCCATTTTCACCGTTTGGAAGATGTGGGCGATGCGGTGCCGAAGTTGCTGGAGTTGCGTCCGAGCGCGTTGGAAGTGATGGATGCCAATACGCTCAATTTGATCGGGCGGGCGAAGCACGGCATCCCGGCCGATGCGGCCGCCACTCTCCTGATCGAACTGGATGCTGATGATCAAGGGATCGATCTCCGCTCACAGGCCGAACGTATGACCGGAATCTGTCGCCGGTATCGTCTCACGTCCGATCCCGTCATCGCCTTCGATCCTGAGCAGCGGGACCAATTGTGGAAGGCGCGGAAAGCCCTCTATCCGACGCTCTATCGATTCGATCCCAAGAAGAAGCCCATCAACTTTGTCGACGATGTCGTGGTGCCGGCTGAACGGATCAGCGAACTCATCCGGTATCTGGAAGAGTTCTTCGCGGGGCAACATGTGCCGGTGGCGATTTTCGGTCATATCGGAAACGGGAACGCCCATATTATTCCGTTACTCGATGTGAACGATCAGGGCGATTTCGACAAGATGGTGCAGGGCTATCACGAGATTCACCAGACGGTCTTGAGCCGATTCGGCGGTTCGATCTGCGGGGAGCATGGGGATGGCCGGGTAAGAGCCGAATATGTGAAGACGATGTTCGGTCCTGAGCTGTATGACCTGTTCGTGAAGGTGAAGCAGAGTTTCGATCCCACCGGGATGCTCAACCCTGGGATCAAAATCAGCGACCGGCCCTTCACGGACCATATCGACTATGTGCGATTGTCGAAACCCTGCGCGACCTGCGCCAAGTGTAACGCCGTTTGTCCGGTCTACGATGTCTTTCAATCGGAAGACATGAGTTCGCGGGGCTGGTTCGAGATCGTCACCGACAAGAACTACAGTTATCTCAATTCGAAGCGAGTCGTGGAGGCCTGTCTCAACTGCAAGTCCTGTCGGACGGCCTGTCCGGCCGGAGTCGATGTGTCGCAACTCATCCTGGACCGGCGCGCCGAACACCCGAACAAGATGGCGGGTCTTATCTTTCGTTTCCATGCACGAACAGTGCTGTTTGAACGATGTCTGAAGTTCCTCGCAGTCTGTCAGCCGATCTGGGATCGACCTTTGATGCGGCGGCTGCTCGATCTGGTGACGAAACCCTTCATGCATCTTCTGGCCGAGACCGCACGGCTCTCTCCGAAGCTGGTGATCCCTCGATTGGCCAAACGGCAACTTCGTGATCGATATCCGGAGTTGATTGCCAAGGCCGGGCAACCGGCCCGCTCCCCGGTGGCCTATTTCCACGGCTGCGCGGCCAACTATTTCGACGATGGGGTGGGGGATGCCGTGATTGCGGTCTTGCGGAAGCATGGCGTTGAACCGGATCTGCCGCCGCAACGCTGCTCGGGGACGCCGATCGAAACCTACGGCCATCGGGCGCTGGCGAAAGAAGGTGCACGGGTCAATCTGGCCTCCATGGCAGGATACGAGACCGTCGTGACCGGGTGCGCCTCCTGCACCCTCATGCTGAAGGACTATCCAACGCTGTTCGCCGGAGAGCCTGAGCAGGAAGCGGCTCAAGCCTTGGCCACACGAGTCACCCATATCTCGCAGTTTGTGTCACAATCGCCCGTCAAGCCTGCCATGGCCAGTCAGCAGCTCAAGACCTGCAAGGTGGCCTACCATTCCTCCTGCCATCTGCGAGCGGCGGGAGTGACCAAGGAGCCTCGAGCGATTCTGGCAGGTTTGCCGGGTGTCGAGTATGTGGAGATGCCGGACGCCGACCGCTGTGCGGGCGGAGCCGGCACCTATCTCGTAAAGGATTTTGAGACCTCGCAGCGCATCGTCGAGCGCAAGCGGAGGGCCATCGAGCAGAGCGGCGCAGAAGTTGTGGCGACGAGTTGCCCGGCCTGTATGATTCAATTGCGCACGGGATTACAGGGAGCGGCGGAGGTGAAACATGTGGCGCAGCTCATTCAGGAGGCCTACGAGGCCGCAGACCAGCAGACGGGTAGAGGACCGGCATGAAATTTCGAAAAGTCGACGCGCTCTTCATTCTGTTTGCGGTGGCCGTCGTCGTCGGTGTGTCGATGCTGCCGACTCCGAAAGACCGAAATCCACCGGTTCCGACCGATGCCATACATCTGGAGATCAGGGCCGAGCAGGCCTGTATCTCTTGTCATGCTTCTACCGGCAGTACGCCTCTACCGGAACGACATCCCAGACGGCAGGATTGTTTCCGTTGTCATGCACGGGGAGCGTGAAGCGTCGTTCATGAAGCATGTTGCGATGGGGCTTTTATTCGAGAAACGGGATACGAGAGACGAGGAGCGAGGAAACTATGGTTACAGTGCTGGTGTTTGGATTGACGCTTCGCGATGCAGTTGGAGATACGGAGTTCGAACTTAATGTGTCGGAACCGACCTCAGTCAGGAAACTCGTGGAGACAAACTACGATCGCATGGGACCCTTGTTGCAGTTTATCTTAAACCGTGAAGTGATGATCGCGGTGAATAAGAAAGTGAGCTCAGAGGATACGGTGGTCAAGGATGGCGATATCGTGAAATTTTCCCACCAGGGTATGACGTCGTATGACGGCACGAGAGATATTCCAATTTAACTGGATGCTCAAAAAGCTCGTTCAGCAAGGCCGCAGCGCGAGAAGGCCCGAGGAGTACCCTTACGGTACGGTGAGGGTCTGAACGATGCGAGAACGAAGCTGACGAGATTTTTCAGCATCCTGAGGTTAGGTGCTAGCCCCTTCGCGACTGCTTCTATATTCCAAAAATAGTTTGCTGTGCCGGTTGCCGGTGAGTTCGAGCGTGATCGTGCCGTCGCCGGTTTCCCATGACGCATGGTAATGCAGGTGGCCGATGAGGACTGCCACGCCCCAGTAGCTGGGGACTGGCTGGTAGAGGTCGTTGTCCCACACAGTTTGGTCGTTCGTCGGACTCCCATATGTAAGGGTGAGCTGATCTTTCAGCGCCTGATAGTAGCCGATAAATTCATTCAGTCCATTGAGGGGCCGCTGCAGTAGGACGTATTGGCCTCGGACCAGCGATTCGTGACGGAACTCATAGCCCTCCAGCACGCCATGGTCGGAGAGGTTACGCAGGTAGATCAGCTTACCTTCTTCATCTTTCTCGACGGCTCCTGCTACCGACAGGCGAAGGGCCTCCTGTTCTTGCCCCCAATGGGCCTGTACCGTTTCTAAAAAAGTCAGGGCCTGCTTCGTCACCTCCGCTTGTAAGGTGGCTTCGTCTACCTCATCGAACGGAATCGTGAACGTCGGCGGCGGAAGGACATCCCATGAATTGGCCCAGGCGGAGGGAGTGAGCCCGGTCAACGTCATGCCAAGGATCAGTGCCAGAAGATAACGCATAGGTGTCACGATAGAGGGACAGAGGGATGCTGGTCTATCCCACAAAAGGATGGGATTGGGCAGGATGCTCAAACAGTTCGTTCAGCAAGGCCGCAGCGCGTGAAGGCCCGAGGCGTACCCTTGAGGTACGTTGAGGGTCTGAATGATGCGAGAACGATGCTGGCGGACTGTTTCATCATCCTGCTACTGCACGCGGCGTTTGGCTTTCGCCGTTGGCAGAGCGGTAAGAGGATCGTCGGGCCAGGAATGTTTGGGGTATCGGCCACGGAGCTCTTTTTTGACTTCGACGTAGGCAGACTTCCAGAAGCTGGAGAGATCCTTCGTGATCTGGACGGGTCTGCGTGCCGGTGATAGGAGGTGCAGCATGACCGGAATCTTTCCATCGACGAGGCGCGGTGTCTCTTTGCAGCCGAACATTTCTTGTAACCGTACCGCCAGAATAGGCAGATCGGGCGTCTCATATTCCACGCGCACGTTCGATCCACTGGGGACGGTCAGATGGGTGGGAGCCCATTGGTCGAGTTGGCGCGCCAGTTCCCAGGAGAGGAATGCCTGCAAGGGTTGGGTAAGATCGAGCCGGGTGACGCGGTCGAGCGTCGTGAGCCCTGATAGGTAGGGGCCGAGCCAGTCGTCGAGGGTCTGTGTTAAGGCCTCGTCTGATAGATCCGGCCATCGTGATTCCTGTCCCTCGATCTTGCGGAGAAATGTCACTCGCGCCCGCCACTGACGAAGCTCCGGAGTCCAGGCCAGCCGGTCGAGTCCCGCCCGACGAATGCCCTGCAACAATGCCGCCGATATCATCGAAGGATCAGGCTTCGAGAGACCCTGCTCAGACAGAGCCAGTGACCCCAGTCGGCGTTGTCTTGTCGCCCGTACCACATGCGCGCTGTCATCCCACCATACTGCATCGACCACTCGAATCTGGTCCGCATAGAGGGTTTCAAGATCCCGAAGGCTGACCGGTGCGGCCAGATCGATCCTCGCCCATTGCTGGCCGCCGTCCAAGTCAGCAATGACGAGATATTCTTCCGATCCGAGGGGATCGGGGTTTTGAAAGAGGGCACCACGTCCGTTGGCCATGAGATAACGGGAGTTGTTTCCCTGTTGGAGTTGGGCGATGCGATCGGGATAGGCCAGTGCGAGCAAGAGGCCGACTTCGTCGAGGCTGCCCTGTCGATTTGAACGAGCCACTCGTGGAAGTTGTCGTTGCCAGAGCTCGGCGGTACGGGCCACTCGCTGAC contains:
- the fabF gene encoding beta-ketoacyl-ACP synthase II: MRARVVVTGLGVVSPIGIGVGAFWKAALAGQSGITAITSFDPFPMDGYRSKVAGQVRDFAVERLLDNAYGDRVDRYAQFALVAAKESLADSGLQMTKENPHRVGVIVGAGMGGMVMGEREITQLYQHQKPHRVHPNFIPTITLNSASGIIAMAYGAKGPNLTISTACSSSAHALGQALHCIREGRADVVIVVGADASITPLVFAGFCSLRALSSKFNDQPDKASRPFDRLRDGFVMGEGAGSLILESATHAKKRKAKVYAEIAGYAATSEAYHMVIPREDGLEVANTMKLALADAGMTPGQVDYINAHATSTSIGDAVEAKAIRQLFKSRADKIAISATKSLIGHTLGAAGAIGGIASVLALHTGHIHPTANYDDPDPACALAGLSRSAQERRVKVAMLNAFGFGSNNAAVVLKQAST
- the lptG gene encoding LPS export ABC transporter permease LptG; amino-acid sequence: MPILFRYLLREYGKIFTMCFSGLMTIYLVIDFFEKVRRFLRYDANWLDVLTYFLLKAPAISFQIAPLAILMATLLTFGLLSRGHEITAMRSCGISLPWITAPFIIFAAGISLVLLLFSSTVIPLAASKSEEIRTTRIEKKPPAAAIKLQQPWARVGAGDLMQVTSVSVDGELLSGVRLFQFDHHFQLIEITEANEARYIDSTWTLYQGRHRRFSPEGAVAVTDFDRQAIALRLIPADFTVWLAGDSEMMTFHDIRGYARRRYQQGSQTARLKTDYYSRIAFPFVTVIMVLVGIALSLRRSGTRGGSMAMGIGQALAVGFCYWTTHSIAIALGRGGVLTPLIAGWMANMLFLSFGLYLMLKVRY
- the lptF gene encoding LPS export ABC transporter permease LptF, translated to MFLRTLLDRYIFTELLSPFSLSLGALCFVMLTRELLRLVELLVSKGVGIVAVLQVFAHLMPSFLVLTLPIAGIIASITAFGRLSFDKELVAMQAAGLSLMRLTRPVLLFALLVFGLTLWLAQWGQPWSSTNLKKVALNLLRDQLVLALERGTFNEPIPNMMIYVPDGDPKQATTGIFVSDERNSDNPRIIVAQQYEVLIDTANNQVALRLQEGVIHSRPGQAGEYEQVAFTSYDLKLSLNQSGYSSAEERPSYEAITAQLAQSQWRDPTALRRLMEYYKDLAFPTASLVFCLLGVPVGIVSKRSGSMGGFAVGVVVVVVYYILNVACEFLVTTASLPPFAGAWLPNGVFAVTTVVWFYIMSRR
- a CDS encoding cold-shock protein, translating into MKAKGTVKWFNDRKGFGFIRLESGDDVFVHYSALQGEGFKTLKEGENVEFEVVQGAKGPQASNVLKAAGAELA
- a CDS encoding tetratricopeptide repeat protein, giving the protein MAIDRSKILHSAQLFASRGQFDAAINEWKKLSVESPGDGSIFNSIGELHLKRNATNDAVAAFLQAANAFRAEGATLKAIATFKKILKVDPSRYDVYRHLGDLNAERGLLSSAVQDYLTLGKHYLKAGKSKDALDIYRRIVTQDPSNLDAQQRVAELCLQENMQDEATKVYLQLGRERSAQQRYAEAKDAYQAVLRIDPANSEAAQFIDHFEKTGGASGQPAKAGAAQSGDQSKSSEPLDLLSEATRRIEENQFAGAEAILNQLLTKEPGNPDVCQLFAKLHLQRGDLQIALGEYRYLAGAALRAQDYAQAETLITDFLAVEPQSVAMLELYGELYGEKGDAANAVVQYGKAIELLLEHPEPGMPTLHEELFEKVTALAPDSLTAKKLTALMHGVPTEAPPVTVQTDPSVSATVAVPSIPAQEPNITSIADTAPDDAWNQTSKIPPQEDRHFSLAESDQAPVSDQSASVEPEPVTQDSECSLLQAEPEGVASIEPLLSTSEQFQAYVAAGQHAEAEEWLSHLVTAQPDDSEARELFGYLLEIKGDTAGAALQYSRALELLLADPEKKDAPQPAILYAKVKELAPASPLVAKWAATFSPKKPDVTVPTVEAQVCAEPADPVDHETHYTLGVAYKNMGLWEEAKEEFGLSMKGSAFFLDSCLMIAVCLKEQGEGQSAIVQLERLLQDPTCQGAKAQAISYELGLLYETQAQWSQAAAIYQSIPTFHDVPQRLDSVRARLELTQAPTPAVRFAN
- a CDS encoding D-glycerate dehydrogenase, producing MAIVRERFQLVQEPVDVLPTPSALREGLCQAGAAIVTLGDHIDAETIQTATRLKILANYAVGYNNIDLAAAQRRGLIVTNTPDVLTDATADLTWALILATARRVVEGDTLVRSGQWTGWSPTQLLGTGVSGKTLGIIGMGRIGQAVAQRAVGFRMAVRYHARQPMTASSLSHEWELRSLRNLLEEADIVTIHVPLTTATRHLIGARELAWMKPTAFLINTARGPIVDEGSLVEALKKGTIAGAGLDVYEQEPALHPELAQLKQVVLLPHLGSATVQARIKMGLVCVKNIDAVLEGQPAPNRVQS